The Elusimicrobiota bacterium sequence TCGGCAAAGGGGAGCGGCCCTTCAAGACCGCGGCCCTGGAGGACATCCTGGGCAAGGCCCTCTTGGACCTCTCCGTGGCGATACATGAAAGCAAGGCCACTATCACCCACGACCCCCTGCCCGCGGTCAAGGGAGACGCCGTGGAGCTGACGAGCCTGTTTCTCAACCTCCTCAACAACGCCGTCAAGTTCCGGGCAGACGCGCCCCCGGTCATCCATGTCTCGGCCAAGCCCCAAGGCCGGGAGTGGGTCCTGACGGTTCGCGACAACGGGATCGGCATCGATCCCGCCTACCACGAGCGCATCTTCGCCATATTCAAGCGCCTGCACAGCAAGGACAAATACCCCGGGACCGGAATCGGCCTGGCGATCTGCAAGAAGATCATCGAGCACCACGAGGGGCGCATATGGGTAGAGTCCGAGCTGGGGCGCGGCACTGCCTTCCATTTAACTCTCCCGGCGCCTTGACAGGAGTTTTGCGGGCTGTTATATAAGGAGTATGCTGACTGCCATGGCGCTCGGGCTTGGGCTGGCGAGCTCGGGGCTCTTCCGAGGTCCCGCCGCTGCGGGGGGCGGGGCCGTCATTCTCGACCCCGGGCACGGAGGAAAAGACTTCGGGGCCATCGCTCAAGGCCGGCGGGAGAAGGACATAACCCTCTCCATCGCCCGTAAACTCAAGCTGCGCCTGGACAAGCTCGGGCCCGGCGCGAGGCTGACGCGCGAGGGGGACGATTTCCTGGCTCTGCCCCGGCGCATAGAAGAAAGCCTGGCCTGGGAAGGGCAGGTTTTCGTGTCCCTCCACCTCAACAAGGTCAAACGCAAGCAGGAGAGGGGGATTCAAATCTATTCCTATGGGCTCACCCCCATCCCCGGCGGAAGCCGTCTGCCGCATCTGCCCCCCTTGCCGGCTCCTCCGAGGCAGGCGCGGCTGGCCAGCGAGGAATTGGCCGCTTTCATGACGCGGGCCCTGCGCGGCCAGGGCCTGGCGGTCAACCCGCCGGAGAAGGCCGCCTTGTACGTGCTGAAGAACCCGCGCATCCCGAGCATCCTCATCGAGCTCGGCCATTTGAGCCACTCCCAGGAAGCCGCGCGCCTCGCCGATCCGGCCTACCAGGAGAGGCTGGCCGAGGCCCTGGCTCAAAGCCTTGCCGCCTGGCGCGCTCAAGTTTCGGTGGCCAGCCGCTGACCCGTCTGCGCGCAACAAATTTGTCATTGCCGAACGCCGGCCGCGTGGTATCCTTGCAAAGATGACGCGCAACGAATGAAGAAAACATTCCTGGCTTTTGTCGCCTCCCTGGGCTTGGCCTATTACCGCCTGCTGGGGGGCCCCATCGACGGAACCGCCTG is a genomic window containing:
- a CDS encoding N-acetylmuramoyl-L-alanine amidase; this encodes MALGLGLASSGLFRGPAAAGGGAVILDPGHGGKDFGAIAQGRREKDITLSIARKLKLRLDKLGPGARLTREGDDFLALPRRIEESLAWEGQVFVSLHLNKVKRKQERGIQIYSYGLTPIPGGSRLPHLPPLPAPPRQARLASEELAAFMTRALRGQGLAVNPPEKAALYVLKNPRIPSILIELGHLSHSQEAARLADPAYQERLAEALAQSLAAWRAQVSVASR